Proteins encoded in a region of the Panthera uncia isolate 11264 chromosome B2 unlocalized genomic scaffold, Puncia_PCG_1.0 HiC_scaffold_24, whole genome shotgun sequence genome:
- the MDFI gene encoding myoD family inhibitor yields MSQVSGQRPPHCDAPHGAPSAAPGPAQTQPLLPELEVVTGSTHPVEAALEEDSLEEAAPPMPQGNGPGAPQALDSTDLDGPTEAVTRQPQGNPLGCTPLVANGSGHPSELGSTRRAGNGALGGPKAHRKLQTHPSLANQGSKKGKSSTKSAASQIPLQAQEDCCVHCILSCLFCEFLTLCNIVLDCATCGSCSSEDSCLCCCCCGSGECADCDLPCDLDCGIVDACCESADCLEICMECCGLCFSS; encoded by the exons CCCAGACCCAACCCCTCCTGCCTGAGCTGGAGGTAGTAACAGGATCCACGCACCCTGTGGAGGCAGCGCTAGAGGAGGACTCCCTGGAAGAGGCGGCACCCCCCATGCCCCAAGGCAATGGCCCTGGGGCCCCTCAGGCCCTGGACAGCACTGACCTCGACGGCCCCACAGAAGCTGTGACAC GCCAGCCTCAGGGGAACCCCTTGGGCTGCACCCCTCTGGTGGCGAATGGCTCAGGCCACCCCTCGGAGCTGGGCAGCACCAGGCGGGCGGGGAATGGTGCCCTGGGTGGCCCCAAGGCCCACCGGAAGTTGCAGACGCACCCGTCTCTCGCCAACCAGGGCAGCAAGAAGGGCAAGAGCAGCACCAAATCTGCTGCCTCCCAGATCCCCCTCCAGGCGCAGGAAG ACTGCTGCGTCCACTGCATCCTGTCCTGCCTGTTCTGCGAGTTCCTGACGCTGTGCAACATCGTCCTGGACTGCGCCACGTGCGGCTCCTGCAGCTCCGAGGACTCgtgcctctgctgctgctgctgtggctcCGGCGAGTGCGCCGACTGCGACCTGCCCTGCGACCTGGACTGCGGCATCGTGGACGCCTGCTGCGAGTCCGCCGACTGCCTGGAGATCTGCATGGAGTGCTGCGGCCTCTGCTTCTCGTCCTGA